CTTCGACGCGCGGATGAACGACAGGATGGTCTGGCACGTCATGATATCGAGGCCGGTGGTCGGTTCGTCGAGGATGAGCACTTCGGGATCGTGCAGCAAAACCCGGGCAATCGAGACTTTCTGACCCTGCCCCGTTGACAGGGTATCGCACCGGCGGTTAATGAATTCCGCCATGCCGAGCATCTCGCACAATTCGGCTGTGCGCTGCTCGATCCGCTGTCGCGAAAGACCATGAAGGCGCCCAAAAAACCGCAACTCCTCGCGCGCGGTCAGGCGGCCGTAGAGTTTAGTATTCCCTGACAAAAAACCGATGTGCTGCCGCACCTCGTCGGGATTCTGGTCCGTGCGGAGGCCGGCAATCCAGCAGTAACCCGATGTCGGCACGATAATGGTGCCCAGCATGCGCAGCAAGGTGGTCTTGCCCGCGCCGTTCGGGCCCAGAAGTCCAAAAATCTCGCCCGGTTCAACGGATAGGGTTGCGCTCTTGACAGCTTCCACCGGGTCTGTCCGGGGCGGATAATAGACTTTTCGAAGCTGTTCGGTCCGGATCATCCTGCTACCTAAGAGTGTGTTTTCGTATTCTCCAAGTGCGTACTTTTAGCATATCCGGATGCCTATCGCCAAATACCCCCCTCTGCCGCGCAAATCATCTACCGGGATAAGGCCATTACAGCGTCAAGCGCGCGCCGAACGGCCAGCGGTTATTGACCCGGCCGAAGTTTGTGAAAATCGTCGCCGGGCACTTCCGTGAGCTCTGGTGTCCTCAGGCAATCCCGAGCAGCGTACGCGTGAACTGCGCGTTTCGTTTGAAGTCGGCCTCCCGCTCTCCAATTACCTTGGTTTCGAGTACGACCCAACCCTTGTAGCTGATGGCATGCATGGCGTCTGCCACTGCGTTCATGTTCACCTCGCCTTCGCCAAGATACCCTTCGTTGTCCTTGAAGTGAATCTGGCAAATGCGATCTCCCAGGAGCCGGATTTCCTGGCCAACGTCGTAACCATTGTGAGTGGAATTGCCGACATCGTAGTAGACGCGCACCGCGTTGCTCTTGACGCGACCGAGAATGTCCAGATTCTGC
The Candidatus Hydrogenedentota bacterium DNA segment above includes these coding regions:
- a CDS encoding ATP-binding cassette domain-containing protein; the protein is MIRTEQLRKVYYPPRTDPVEAVKSATLSVEPGEIFGLLGPNGAGKTTLLRMLGTIIVPTSGYCWIAGLRTDQNPDEVRQHIGFLSGNTKLYGRLTAREELRFFGRLHGLSRQRIEQRTAELCEMLGMAEFINRRCDTLSTGQGQKVSIARVLLHDPEVLILDEPTTGLDIMTCQTILSFIRASKSTGRSIIFSTHYMTEAEILCDRLALIHRGEILAIGTKEHLYDETGCGNLTDAFVRMVSDERVVSP